The following are encoded together in the Pedobacter sp. D749 genome:
- a CDS encoding serine hydrolase, producing MKRNRLCILAVAFCCNVLCLMACAQDHTANEKKLAVANAISNATVLLNNQDGIIPLKSLEKKNIASVSLSFAYSSVFDSLANKYDKITSFSADSYRDSLNLNDLEDDLKYFNTILISIDDQNVNKARYINFINSISKNKQVIISFFGNGPGLKSFDLLKSPIVWTGQNNADAAAIVPQYIFGGIAASNKLTTAYSARYTTGSGFTTTATRLKYTVPEDAGLNSNNLKEIDAIAAEAIAQKATPGLVVLVAKDGKVIFNKAYGTHTYDTNVPDKVTDIFDLASVTKITATTPAVMRLFEEGKLKLDTNIGAYIPKARTTPMNNIQVREVMLHQAGFIPYIPFHDYVKTGDYSRDSSAAYPTKVADNYYIKKGFFKDFMWPKMLNSPIRTRGKYVYSDISMYVMKDIVEHISEEPLNQYTYENFYKPLGMQTAGFLPRNRFKPEQIIPTEMDTYFRKTLLVGYVHDQGAALAGGVSGHAGLFASANDLAIIYQMLLNRGTYGGVEYFKNTTVDMFTSKQSNVSRRGLGFDRWDPDSTKHYPSNLASPQTYGHTGYTGTCVWVDPSRGLVYVFLSNRVNPTVTDKLSNLKIRGRIQDVVNKAIDESKK from the coding sequence ATGAAGCGAAATAGATTGTGTATCCTGGCTGTAGCATTTTGCTGCAATGTTTTATGTTTAATGGCTTGCGCACAGGATCATACAGCGAATGAGAAAAAACTGGCTGTTGCCAATGCGATTTCTAACGCAACAGTATTGTTAAACAACCAGGATGGAATTATTCCTTTAAAATCATTAGAAAAAAAGAATATTGCTTCGGTCAGCCTGAGTTTTGCTTACAGTAGCGTTTTTGATAGTTTGGCAAATAAATACGATAAAATCACTTCATTTTCTGCCGATTCTTATAGAGATAGTTTGAATTTGAACGATTTAGAAGATGACCTTAAATATTTCAATACCATTTTAATTTCTATTGATGATCAAAATGTAAACAAAGCAAGATACATTAATTTCATTAACAGTATCAGTAAAAATAAACAGGTAATTATTTCCTTTTTTGGTAACGGACCTGGTTTAAAATCATTCGATCTCTTAAAATCGCCGATTGTATGGACCGGTCAAAACAATGCAGATGCGGCTGCCATTGTACCGCAATATATTTTTGGAGGCATTGCCGCTTCAAATAAGTTAACTACTGCTTATTCTGCCCGTTATACCACAGGTTCAGGTTTTACTACAACAGCTACACGCTTAAAATACACTGTACCCGAAGATGCAGGTTTGAATTCGAACAATTTAAAAGAAATTGATGCTATTGCTGCCGAAGCGATCGCACAGAAAGCAACGCCAGGATTGGTGGTTTTGGTAGCGAAAGACGGTAAAGTGATTTTTAATAAGGCTTATGGTACCCATACTTACGATACCAATGTGCCTGATAAGGTAACCGATATTTTTGATCTGGCTTCTGTAACCAAAATAACGGCAACCACACCTGCGGTTATGCGTTTGTTCGAAGAAGGAAAGTTGAAATTAGATACCAACATTGGCGCTTATATCCCCAAGGCCCGCACCACACCCATGAACAATATTCAGGTAAGAGAAGTGATGTTGCACCAGGCCGGTTTTATCCCTTACATTCCTTTTCACGATTATGTTAAAACAGGCGATTACAGCAGAGATTCATCGGCAGCTTATCCAACCAAAGTAGCCGATAACTATTATATCAAAAAAGGCTTTTTTAAAGATTTTATGTGGCCTAAAATGCTCAATTCGCCAATAAGAACACGTGGTAAATATGTGTATAGCGATATCAGTATGTATGTAATGAAAGATATTGTAGAGCATATTAGTGAAGAGCCTTTAAATCAATACACTTACGAAAATTTTTATAAACCACTAGGCATGCAAACTGCAGGTTTTTTGCCACGCAACCGTTTTAAACCAGAGCAGATTATTCCAACAGAAATGGACACCTATTTCAGGAAAACACTTTTAGTTGGCTACGTTCACGATCAGGGGGCGGCTTTGGCTGGTGGTGTATCTGGTCATGCGGGTTTATTTGCCAGCGCTAACGATCTGGCTATTATTTACCAGATGCTGTTGAACCGTGGTACCTATGGTGGGGTGGAGTATTTCAAAAACACAACAGTGGATATGTTTACCTCGAAACAGTCAAATGTGAGTCGCAGAGGTTTGGGTTTCGATCGCTGGGATCCGGATAGTACCAAACATTACCCTTCTAATTTAGCTTCACCACAAACTTATGGACATACGGGCTATACCGGAACCTGTGTGTGGGTAGATCCATCACGTGGTTTGGTATATGTGTTTCTGTCGAACCGGGTTAATCCTACCGTTACTGATAAACTTTCTAACCTGAAAATTAGGGGTAGGATACAAGATGTGGTAAACAAGGCGATTGATGAATCGAAGAAATAG
- the ytxJ gene encoding bacillithiol system redox-active protein YtxJ, translating to MTWVNLTSIEQLDEIKNASGFSLIFKHSTRCSISLMAKKNFEFDWDVIPADTKLYFLDLISYREISNKIAEIFQVAHQSPQILLIKNGDCVLEASHSDISADEVAEVIAA from the coding sequence ATGACTTGGGTTAACTTAACTTCAATAGAACAGCTTGATGAAATCAAAAACGCAAGCGGTTTTAGCCTTATTTTTAAGCACAGCACGCGATGCTCCATTAGTTTAATGGCTAAAAAGAATTTCGAATTTGATTGGGATGTAATTCCGGCAGATACTAAACTTTACTTTTTAGACCTGATCAGTTACCGCGAAATTTCGAACAAAATTGCCGAAATATTTCAGGTAGCCCACCAATCGCCACAGATTTTGTTGATTAAAAACGGCGATTGTGTATTGGAAGCTTCACATAGCGATATTTCTGCAGATGAAGTTGCAGAAGTAATCGCAGCCTAA
- a CDS encoding amidohydrolase → MKSILYGLFLVILFTSCSRREAVDVIVYNAKVYTVNSKFDTVEAFVVKNGKILELGTSDDIKSKYAGKEEINAWGKAVYPGFIDAHAHFYGYGQSLQTADLRETKSWDEVLKRLSDFAKTHPDGWLIGNGWDQNDWDNKAFPTNEKLTTLFPDRPVFLNRIDGHAAIANQKALDDAGIKSEQKLVGGDMLTENGKLTGVLIDNAVALVERKIPSPDAKLAEKIFIDAQKNCFAAGLTTIDDCGLSYLAVEFIEKLQKENKLKMRLYVMLSDEPDNYKYLFSRGPIKTDRLNVRAFKVYADGALGSRGACLLHPYSDMPDKTGFLLSDQKHFEEVARKIAANHFQMCTHAIGDSANRVILNIYNKILKGKNDQRWRIEHAQVVNAKDFDLFGKASIIPSVQPTHATSDMYWAGQRLGTERLKSAYAYKQLLKQNGWIPLGTDFPVENINPLLTFYAATVRADAKGFPKGGFQMENALTPEEALRGMTIWAAKANFEEEEKGSLEKGKFADFVMLDHDILKSTPHNILKTKVLKTYLNGEKVYEAK, encoded by the coding sequence ATGAAATCCATTTTATACGGTCTTTTTCTGGTTATACTGTTCACTTCTTGTTCCAGGAGAGAGGCGGTTGATGTAATTGTTTATAATGCAAAAGTTTATACCGTTAACAGTAAATTTGATACGGTTGAGGCCTTCGTAGTAAAAAATGGTAAGATCCTGGAACTTGGCACGAGTGATGATATCAAATCAAAATATGCTGGTAAAGAAGAGATTAATGCCTGGGGTAAAGCTGTTTATCCAGGTTTTATAGATGCGCATGCCCATTTTTATGGCTACGGACAAAGTTTGCAAACAGCTGATTTAAGAGAAACGAAATCCTGGGATGAAGTGCTTAAGCGCTTATCTGATTTTGCCAAAACGCATCCTGATGGCTGGTTAATTGGCAATGGCTGGGACCAAAACGATTGGGACAATAAAGCTTTCCCAACAAATGAAAAGTTAACCACACTTTTTCCGGATCGCCCGGTATTTTTAAACCGTATCGATGGGCACGCAGCCATTGCTAACCAAAAAGCGTTGGATGATGCCGGAATTAAAAGTGAACAGAAATTGGTAGGTGGCGATATGCTTACCGAAAATGGAAAGCTTACTGGTGTGTTAATCGATAATGCTGTAGCCCTGGTAGAACGTAAAATCCCATCACCAGATGCTAAACTGGCTGAAAAGATATTTATCGACGCACAGAAAAACTGTTTTGCTGCTGGCTTAACCACCATTGATGATTGTGGACTGAGTTACCTGGCTGTAGAATTCATCGAAAAACTGCAGAAAGAAAATAAACTGAAAATGAGGCTTTATGTAATGCTCTCTGATGAGCCAGATAATTATAAATATCTTTTTAGCCGCGGGCCAATTAAAACCGATCGGTTAAATGTTCGGGCTTTTAAAGTTTATGCCGATGGTGCTTTAGGTTCGCGTGGTGCCTGCCTGCTGCATCCTTACAGCGATATGCCAGACAAAACAGGTTTTTTATTAAGCGATCAGAAACATTTTGAAGAAGTAGCCAGAAAAATTGCTGCCAATCATTTCCAGATGTGTACCCATGCCATTGGCGATTCGGCCAATCGGGTAATCCTGAATATTTACAATAAAATTTTAAAAGGTAAAAACGATCAGCGCTGGCGCATCGAACACGCACAGGTAGTTAACGCTAAAGACTTTGACCTGTTCGGGAAAGCCAGTATTATCCCTTCCGTGCAACCTACACATGCCACTTCCGATATGTATTGGGCCGGGCAGCGTTTGGGCACCGAAAGGTTAAAAAGTGCTTACGCTTATAAACAATTGTTAAAGCAAAATGGTTGGATTCCTTTGGGTACCGATTTTCCAGTTGAAAACATTAATCCATTATTAACGTTTTATGCTGCAACAGTGAGAGCAGATGCAAAAGGCTTTCCGAAAGGTGGCTTTCAGATGGAAAATGCTTTAACTCCTGAAGAAGCCTTACGCGGTATGACCATTTGGGCCGCCAAAGCCAATTTTGAGGAAGAAGAAAAAGGAAGTTTGGAGAAAGGTAAATTTGCCGATTTTGTTATGCTCGATCACGATATTTTAAAATCAACACCACATAACATATTAAAAACCAAAGTCTTAAAAACCTATTTGAACGGAGAAAAAGTATATGAAGCGAAATAG
- a CDS encoding malate:quinone oxidoreductase, with translation MTKKKKTVGKTDADVILIGAGIMSATLGVLLKQLEPNLSIEIYERLDIAAAESSDAWNNAGTGHSAFCELNYTPEKKDGTVEIKKAVQIAEHFEVSKQFWSYLVSKGLVSEPCNFIRNIPHMSFVWGKKNVEYLKKRYDALTQCDLFSEMQYTEDAEQVKNWAPLIMDGRKSNEKVAATKMDLGTDVNFGTLTRDMFNNLKEQSNVSMYFNHEIRDLKKNKDGNWIVKVKDLESGDKRKRVAKFVFIGAGGGSLPLLEKSDIPEGKGFGGFPVSGQWLKCTNEEIIKKHHAKVYGKAAVGAPPMSVPHLDTRMINGKQALLFGPYAGFSTKFLKNGSFLDLPKSIKFNNIRPMISAGLHNMDLTKYLIEQVRQSPEDRLEALKEYLPTAELKDWELEYAGQRVQVIKKDEKQGGVLEFGTEVVSAADGSIAALLGASPGASTAVSIMLDLLNRCFAEDLATEEWQAKIKEMIPTYGKSLAQDAALCKETRNKTSKVLKIENTVVA, from the coding sequence ATGACAAAAAAGAAAAAGACAGTTGGTAAAACTGACGCTGATGTAATTTTAATAGGGGCTGGCATCATGAGTGCAACCCTGGGTGTTTTATTAAAACAATTAGAGCCCAATTTAAGCATAGAAATTTACGAACGTTTAGATATTGCGGCGGCAGAAAGTTCTGACGCCTGGAATAATGCCGGAACGGGTCACTCTGCTTTTTGTGAATTAAACTATACACCCGAAAAGAAAGACGGTACGGTTGAAATTAAAAAAGCAGTGCAGATTGCAGAGCATTTTGAGGTATCTAAGCAGTTTTGGTCTTACTTGGTCAGTAAAGGATTGGTCTCTGAGCCTTGCAATTTTATCCGCAATATTCCCCACATGAGTTTTGTTTGGGGCAAAAAGAACGTAGAATATCTTAAAAAACGCTATGATGCATTAACACAATGCGATCTGTTTAGCGAGATGCAATATACGGAGGATGCTGAGCAGGTAAAAAACTGGGCACCATTGATTATGGATGGCCGCAAGAGCAACGAAAAAGTTGCCGCAACCAAGATGGATCTGGGAACCGATGTTAACTTTGGTACTTTAACCCGCGACATGTTCAACAACTTAAAGGAGCAAAGCAATGTGAGCATGTATTTTAACCACGAAATCCGTGATCTGAAGAAAAATAAAGACGGCAACTGGATTGTAAAGGTTAAAGATTTGGAGAGTGGCGATAAACGTAAACGCGTAGCTAAATTTGTATTTATTGGTGCAGGTGGTGGTTCTTTGCCATTGTTAGAAAAATCGGATATTCCTGAAGGAAAAGGTTTTGGCGGTTTCCCGGTAAGCGGACAATGGTTAAAATGTACCAATGAGGAAATTATTAAAAAACACCACGCTAAAGTATATGGTAAGGCTGCAGTTGGCGCACCGCCAATGTCGGTTCCGCATTTAGATACCAGAATGATTAATGGTAAACAAGCATTATTGTTTGGTCCTTATGCTGGTTTCTCTACCAAATTCCTTAAAAATGGTTCGTTTTTGGATTTACCAAAATCGATAAAATTCAATAACATCCGTCCGATGATTTCTGCAGGATTACATAATATGGATTTAACCAAGTATTTAATCGAACAGGTAAGACAATCACCAGAAGATAGATTGGAAGCACTGAAAGAATATTTACCAACTGCCGAACTTAAAGATTGGGAATTGGAATATGCCGGTCAACGTGTTCAGGTGATTAAAAAGGATGAAAAACAAGGTGGTGTTTTAGAGTTTGGTACAGAGGTGGTAAGTGCTGCTGATGGTTCTATTGCGGCTTTGCTGGGTGCATCTCCTGGTGCTTCAACAGCCGTATCGATCATGCTTGATTTATTAAACCGTTGTTTTGCTGAAGATCTGGCCACTGAAGAATGGCAGGCAAAAATTAAAGAGATGATTCCTACTTATGGAAAATCACTTGCTCAGGACGCAGCGCTTTGTAAAGAAACCAGAAATAAAACTTCAAAGGTGTTGAAAATAGAAAATACTGTGGTAGCTTAA
- the msrA gene encoding peptide-methionine (S)-S-oxide reductase MsrA produces MRKIILILLSVLALNQAQAQGKKTEKATFGMGCFWCTEAIFQRLKGVVSVKSGYEGGTLTNPTYEEVCTGATGHAEVLEITYNPMVISYDDLLEVFWKSHDPTTLNRQGADSGTQYRSVVFYHTAEQKALAEKYKAELNKTNAYGKKVVTAIEAAKPFYVAENYHQNYFNKNGSEPYCRLVIQPKIEKLEKIFKAKLKK; encoded by the coding sequence ATGAGAAAAATAATTTTAATTCTATTATCGGTTTTAGCTCTGAATCAAGCTCAGGCACAAGGAAAAAAAACCGAAAAAGCAACTTTCGGAATGGGTTGCTTCTGGTGTACGGAAGCAATATTTCAACGTTTAAAAGGCGTGGTCTCGGTTAAATCAGGTTATGAAGGTGGTACTTTAACTAATCCAACTTACGAAGAAGTATGTACCGGTGCTACCGGGCATGCTGAGGTTTTAGAAATTACCTATAACCCAATGGTGATTTCTTACGATGATTTATTGGAAGTTTTTTGGAAAAGCCACGATCCGACTACACTAAATCGTCAGGGGGCTGATAGTGGTACGCAATACCGTTCAGTTGTTTTTTACCACACAGCTGAACAAAAAGCTTTGGCTGAAAAATATAAAGCAGAATTGAATAAAACCAATGCTTATGGTAAAAAAGTGGTTACCGCTATTGAAGCGGCCAAACCATTTTATGTTGCCGAAAATTATCACCAGAATTATTTCAATAAAAATGGAAGTGAACCTTATTGCAGGTTAGTGATCCAGCCCAAAATAGAGAAACTGGAAAAAATATTTAAAGCGAAGCTTAAAAAATGA
- a CDS encoding isopenicillin N synthase family oxygenase, whose translation MSTPYIPCLDLGSYINGTEEERKKFSDELGRAFNDSGFVTITNHGLSQELIDKLYENIKAAFSLPVEIKRKYEKPELAGQRGYTSAGKETAKGAKTPDLKEFWQIGQEVTDGDPVKNEYPDNEVLEELPEFNKVTGNIYKKLEENGTHLLRAIATYLELPINYFDKHVHNGNSILRGIHYFPIENPETIPDDAVRAGAHEDINLITLLIGASADGLEVLTRSNEWLPIKAHHTDIVVNVGDMLQRLTNNKLKSTTHRVVNPPRELMKTSRFSVPFFLHPRSDMDLTSLPSTIDAEHPKAYSDMTAGEYLDERLREIGLKK comes from the coding sequence ATGTCTACACCGTATATTCCTTGTTTAGATTTAGGCTCTTACATCAATGGTACCGAAGAAGAGCGCAAAAAGTTTTCTGATGAATTGGGCAGGGCTTTTAACGATTCGGGTTTTGTTACCATTACCAACCATGGTTTAAGCCAGGAATTAATTGATAAGCTTTATGAAAATATTAAAGCTGCCTTCTCGCTACCTGTTGAAATCAAAAGGAAATATGAAAAACCAGAGTTAGCTGGTCAACGTGGTTACACCAGTGCTGGTAAAGAAACCGCCAAAGGTGCAAAAACACCAGACCTGAAAGAGTTCTGGCAAATTGGTCAGGAAGTTACTGACGGCGATCCGGTTAAAAATGAATATCCTGACAATGAAGTTTTAGAGGAATTACCTGAATTTAACAAAGTAACGGGCAACATCTATAAAAAACTGGAAGAAAACGGAACGCATTTATTGCGTGCCATCGCTACTTATTTAGAACTGCCGATTAATTATTTTGATAAACATGTTCATAACGGAAATTCTATTTTAAGGGGTATCCATTACTTTCCGATCGAAAACCCTGAGACTATTCCTGATGATGCGGTACGTGCCGGTGCGCATGAAGACATCAACCTGATTACCTTATTAATTGGCGCCAGTGCTGATGGCCTTGAAGTGTTAACCCGAAGCAACGAGTGGTTGCCAATTAAAGCACATCATACTGATATTGTGGTGAACGTGGGTGATATGTTACAGCGTTTAACCAATAATAAATTAAAATCGACGACGCACAGAGTGGTAAATCCGCCTCGTGAACTAATGAAAACATCGCGCTTCTCTGTTCCATTTTTCTTGCATCCACGCAGCGATATGGATTTAACCAGTTTACCATCAACCATTGATGCGGAACACCCTAAAGCTTATAGCGATATGACCGCGGGCGAGTACCTGGATGAAAGATTAAGAGAAATTGGATTGAAGAAATAG